The Canis lupus familiaris isolate Mischka breed German Shepherd chromosome 1, alternate assembly UU_Cfam_GSD_1.0, whole genome shotgun sequence DNA window AATTCCAGCAGAGAGGACTCTGTGGGAGAGCCCCCCATATCCACTGTCTCCCAGGGCCTTGGGCCTTATCGCTGCCCAAGTCCAGCTGGTTAATGTCTGGCCCAGAGCTCCTGGGAAAGTGGGGATGAGAGCAGAGGGTGGGAATCTGCCCAGGGATTGACACTTCATTGGCAAAAGAACGCAAAGGAATCTCAAGCCCAGACTCCTGGCTCTAAGGAAAGAGGGAGCTGCTGGtcggactcctgggtctgaggcaggagggggctgggggcctggactcctgggttctgaaggaaaagggaagaaggggCTGAGGGTGAGGACTCTTGGGTCTAAGGGAAGAGGGAGCTGGGGTTGAGGACTCCTGGATCTGAGGGAGAAAGGATGCTGGGGGTGAGGACTCccgggtctgagggaggaggggcggggggcccggACCCccgggtctgagggaggagggggcggggggcccggacccctgggtctgagggaaGAGGGGGCGGGGAGCCCGGACCCccgggtctgagggaggagggggcggggggcccggacccctgggtctgagggaggagggggcggggggcgcgcacCCCCGGGTCTGAGGGAGCAGGGGTCGGCGCCTGGCCTCCCGGGGCCGAGGCGGGCCGGGAGCTGAGCGAGCCAGGCCGGGCTTCCGAGGTCCCGGCACGCGCGTGGAAGGCGGGATCCCCCGGCCCCTCCTCCGCCGTCgggcgccgccccgcccccgccccctgccgggCCCTCCCGAGCGTGTGCAGCGCGGAGCCGGCGGGCGAGCGCGCGTCCCTGCAGCCGGCGAGCGGGAGGAGGAGCCGCGCCGCGCCAGGGGCAGCGGAGGAGCCGGAGAGGGCGCCCCAGGTAAGAGCCTCCGCGCCTCCTCCCGCGGGATTCCGGCGTCCGGGTCGCCCTGCCCCCGGGTAGGGAgggacgggggcggggccagcgggggcggggcttggcggaggaaactgaggcaggaggggagcGCTCCCCAGACGGGCTGCCCGTTACCCCGTGCGGGGTCTCAGGAGACCAGACCCGCAGCCCAAATCTTCCTCGGGCGGAGGGGCTCTGGGAGTACGTAGTTCTGGATACCTGGGGGAGAGTCCTGAACTCCAGAACTCCCGGATCTGAGGGAGGAGGGCGCTGGGGgtctggactcctgggtctgtgGGAGGAGGGCGCTGGGCGCCTGGACCCCAGCGTGGGAGCGAGGGAGCTGGGGATCTGGACTCCCGACGGAGGAGACTTTGGGTCTGAGGGAGGTGGCAGCCGGGAACCAGGACTTCTGGTCAGAGGGAGGAGGTAGCTGCCTCCTGGTCCTGGTTGGATCAGCATAGTCGGGTCCCTTCACAcccttctttccatttccccaTCTCGGAGCCAAGGCAGGCAGCCACTCCAGGTATGTGCGGTAGAAGTCTTGGACGGGCCCCGGCCTGTCCTGTGAGGATAGAACATTCCAGGAAGCAGCCTCAGGGTCCCAGGGCTTCTTGAGTGTGGGCCCTTGGGGACCCGGGTGTCCAGACCAGCGCCGCCCCCGCCCTGTCTGGGAGATGAATGGGCCCTGGAGGATGTAATCTTTTCCAGCCTCTtctctccacacccccacccctcccccaccccccctcctctcccctaccTCTCCCATCTGCTTCCCATCCCAGCCAGGAGCCATCACCTGGTCAGGGAAGGGGCCTCTGGGAAGGGGGCGCGGCCTTGACTCTTGGGTACCCTACACTTTAAGAGGAACACTGGAGAGTGTTCaggtcccctcccccacttgcccGTACAACCTGCCTGTTTCCTTCTTCCCCTAGGTggctgccccttccctctcctgagATGTCAGGAAAGAGGGGACCACTTGTGTCCCCCATAGGGGCCCCCCAGAGCCTGGgggcccccagccctggagcctggaggtggaggaggtgctGACAGGTCTGGTAACCACCTGCTGCTTCCCACTTCTCTCTGCACCGCTCTTTCCCAGAACCACAGACTTCCAGAATAttgcagagagacagagacataggcagagggagaagcaggctcccctcggggagctggatgtgggactctatcccaggaccctgggttcacgccctgagccaaaggcagacactcaaccgctgagccacccaggtgccccaagagaggAAATGTCTTGCCTTTCATTGGCAGTTTTGAGCTGAACTTGGGTCTTGTGAGGATTCTGAAATGTGGCCTTTCTCCGAATTTTGGAACCCCAAACCTCCTCTAGGCTGCAGGACTTAGCGTCCCCATCCCCTGTGGGGGTAGGATGCAGAATGCAGTTGCTCTGACAGGGCTTAAGTCCTACCTCTGGGatttgctggctgtgtgacctcgtATGAGtccctcacctctctgagcctgtatttatccatttgttgATTTGCTGGCTATTTTCAGTAACCATAGTAGAATATGATTCACCTAGAAGGTTTGGCGTTATCTGAGTCCTAGAATATAAGGTCCCCCCAAGGTTCTAGAACAAAGGCCTCCCCCATGCTTCTGGCATtcaggcccccctcccccactagTTTTTATGCTCATCTCTAACCCCAGCTTCGGTCTCTATCCTCAGGTGCTCAGCAAGATGCTCCCCAgtgcctcctgctccctccccatcctcttccttttcctcctccctagTGTCCCGAtggagccccagcccccacccttaCCACTACCCCCATTTCTAGCGCCTGAGTGGGATCTCCTGTCCCCCCGAGTAGTCCTGTCCAGGGGTGCCCCTGCCGGGCCCCCTCTGCTGTTCCTGCTGGAGGCCGGGGCCTTTGGGGAGCCAGCAGGCAGCCCTGCCAATCGCAGTCGGCGAGGGGTGAGTGAGACAGCACCAGCAAGTCGACGCGGAGAGCTGGCTGTGTGTGATGCAGTCAGTGGCTGGGTGACAGACCGCCGGACAGCCGTGGACCTGCGTGGGCGCGAGGTGGAGGTGCTGGGCGAGGTTCCTGCAGCTGGTGGCAGCCCCCTCCGCCAGTACTTCTTTGAGACCCGCTGCAAAGCTGACAGCGCTGAGGAAAGCAGCCCTGGTGCGAGTGGAGGGGGCTGCCGGGGTGTGGACCGGAGGCACTGGGTATCTGAGTGTAAGGCCAAGCAGTCCTATGTGCGGGCATTGACCGCTGATGCCCAGGGCCGTGTAGGCTGGCGATGGATTCGGATTGACACTGCCTGTGTCTGCACGCTCCTTAGCCGGACTGGTCGGGCCTGAGGCCCAGGCTCAAGAACTAagcgggcagaggaagaagacagcTGGCAGTTGAGCGACCTCAGGGACGGCCTGGGTGTGCTGTACCTCATTTGGGAACTTGCAAAATGGTCAC harbors:
- the NTF4 gene encoding neurotrophin-4 precursor; its protein translation is MKVLSKMLPSASCSLPILFLFLLPSVPMEPQPPPLPLPPFLAPEWDLLSPRVVLSRGAPAGPPLLFLLEAGAFGEPAGSPANRSRRGVSETAPASRRGELAVCDAVSGWVTDRRTAVDLRGREVEVLGEVPAAGGSPLRQYFFETRCKADSAEESSPGASGGGCRGVDRRHWVSECKAKQSYVRALTADAQGRVGWRWIRIDTACVCTLLSRTGRA